The sequence CCGGGGCATACGGCAGGACGGGACGGCCCTGCCGGTCTGCTACCGGCACCCCGACCGGGAGACCGGGATCAGCTGCACGCGCTGCGAGCGGCCGATCTGCCCGGAGTGCATGGTCAGCGCCTCCGTCGGCTTCCAGTGCCCCGACTGCGTACGCCAGGGCTCGGGCACCGGCCACCACCCGGCAGCCAGCACGCCCCGCACGCTGGCCGGCGGCACCGTGGCCGCCGATCCCCGGCTGATCACCAAGATCCTGCTCGGCATCAATCTCGCGGTCTTCATCCTGGTCGCGGCCGCCCCCGAGTCCCTCCTCGACGACCTGGTGCTGCTCGGCCGGGCCTGGGACCCGACCCCGCCGCCGGGTTCGATCGAAGGCGTCGCCGAGGGGCAGTGGTACCGCCTGGTGACCTCGATGTTCCTGCACCAGGAGGTGTGGCACATCGGGTTCAACATGCTGGGTCTGTGGTGGCTCGGCGGGCCGCTGGAGGCGGCGCTCGGCCGCGTCCGCTATCTCGCGCTCTATCTGCTCTCCGGCCTCGCGGGCAGCGCGCTGATGTATCTGATCGCCGCGCCGAACCAGCCCTCGCTGGGTGCGTCCGGTGCGGTCTTCGGCCTGTTCGGCGCCACCGCCGTCCTCATGCGCCGGATGAACTACGACATGCGTCCGGTGCTGGTGCTGCTGGCGATCAACCTGGTCTTCACCTTCACCATGGGCGGGATCGCGTGGGAGGCGCATGTGGGCGGCCTTGTCGCGGGCGCCCTGATCGCGGTCGGGATGGTGCACGCACCGCGTGAGCGGCGTACGGCGGTGCAGGCCGGGACCTGTGCGCTGGTGCTGCTGGCCTGCGTCGCGATCGTCGTCGCGCGCACGATGTCCCTGACCTGAGCCGGGTGGAAAGGGGGCGCCGCCCCCAGGGCAGACCCCAGTTGTCCACAGTGAGCCCCCAACCTTGTGCATGGCAAGGGGAACATCTGTGCCCGCCATCGCTGAGCTGGGTTTTTCCTTGGCAGCACACGGCGCAGCCCCCCTCGGAAGAGGGAGGCTGCGGTCACACCGGCGTCAACTTGAGTGGAGGTTATCCACAGATCGTCTGACCTTTTCCCCCAGCTGTGGATAACTCTGTGGGTAACTCAGGGCAAGGCTTGTGCGGGTGCGCCCCATGTGCTGTGAGCGCGCGCTACTTCCACTGCGTGGAGACGGCGAAGCCACCGGCGATGAAGCCGAAGCCCACGACGATGTTCCAGTTGCCCAGGGCGTCGATCGGCAGATCGCCCTCGGTCACGTAGAACACCACGATCCAGGCCAGCCCGAGGAGGAACAGGGCCAGCATCACCGGAGCGACCCAGCTGCGGTTGGTCAGCTTTATAGCGGTTGCCTGCTTCGCCGAGGGCGGCGTGAAGTCGGCCTTCTTGCGGATACGTGACTTCGGCACGAGGGACTCTCCTGTCGATGCGCTGCGTGACCGCGCAGGGATCTGTGGCGGGCGCCGGGGCGGTGGTGCCAGGGGGAATGCTGCCTCCCCCGGGCGTCCGTTAGCGTAGTGCTTCCATGGCGCCCGATGAGATAAGGGTACGTTGAGCAATTCTGCCGACTCTCCCGAAGGCCCGGTCCGGCACACCTCCGCGTGGGCGGTCCGGGGGCTCACCGCTGCTGTCTTCGCCCTGGCCGGCCTGATCTTCGTCACCAGCGCCAACACCGCCAAGGGCACCAATCTGCGCAGCGACTCCTCCCTGCTCAAGCTCTCCGACCTGATCAGGGAGCGCAGCGAGAACAACGCCGGGCTGAACGACGCGGTCGCCTCCGCCCGCGCGGACATCGACGCGCTCGCCCAGCGCGACGACGGCTCCACCGCGGCGGAGGACGCCAAGCTGAAGGCCCTGGAGAAGGCGGCCGGCACCACGAAGATCACCGGCGACGCCGTCAGCGTCACACTCGACGACGCGCCCCCGGACGCCACCGCCAACCCCGGCTACCCCGACCCCCAGCCCAACGACCTGGTCATCCACCAGCAGGACCTCCAGGCCGTGGTGAACGCCCTGTGGCAGGGCGGGGCGCGCGGGATCCAGGTGATGGACCAGCGGCTGATCTCCACCAGCGCGGTCCGCTGCGTCGGCAACACCCTGATCCTCCAGGGCCGCGTCTACTCCCCGCCGTACAAGGTCACCGCCGTGGGTGACCCCGGCAAGCTCAGGCGGGCCCTCGACAACTCCACGGCGATCCAGAACTACCAGCTGTACGTGAAGGCGTACGGGCTGGGCTGGAAAGTCGACCAGGACGACGCGGTGACTCTTCCCGGCTACTCGGGCACAGTGGATCTCCACTACGCGAAGCCTGTGGAGTGAACCCGCGCTGAGCCCCCGGGAGGCCGTCCGGTGTCGTCACGACTGTCGGTGCGGCCATCGGCGCGAGGGGCGCGGACCGCGCGTACGACGCGAGCGGTACGGCTCGTCGTCAGGACCTTCAGCGAACTGTGCATCACCGTGGGCGCGGTGATCGTCCTGTTCGTCGCCTACGTCCTGCTGTGGACCGGCGTCAAGGCCGCCGATGCGGCCGGGGGCGAGATCGAGACACTCCGCAGCCGCTGGGCCCAGGAGCAGCCCGCGGCCCCCGCCCCGGGCCCCGGCCCCTCCGTGTCACCGGCCCCGTCCCCGTACCGCGACGGAGAGCCGTTCGCGACCCTGCACATCCCCCGTTTCGGCGCCGGCTGGGAGTGGCCCGTCCTGGAGAACACCGAGGCCAGGACCTTGCAGAAGGGCCTCGGCCACTACAGCGGTACCGCCCGGCCGGGCGAGAGGGGAAACTTCGCGGTGGCCGGGCACCGCCGGACGTACGGGGACCCCTTCAAGGACTTCCCCCGGCTCCGCCCCGGGGACGCGGTGATCGTCAACGACGGCACGACCTGGTTCACGTACCGCATCGCGAAGGAGCCCTACCGGACCGTGCCCACCGACACGGCCGTCGTCGACCCCGTCCCCCGCCGCTCCGGCTTCGAGGGGCCCGGCCGCTACCTGACGCTCACCACCTGCGAGCCCGAGTGGGGCAGCAGCCACCGGCTGATCGCCTGGGCGCACCTGGACGCGACCCGGCCGGTGGGCGAGGGGAGGCCGCCGGAGCTTACCGGCTGACCTGGGCCGGGCCGGGGTTTTCCACAGGCTGACCCACTCTCCGGCCGCGGCCCTCTAGTCTGGTGCGGGTACCGAATGGAGGGGTCAGCATGTACGGCTGGATCTGGCGGCATCTGCCGGGCAACGCATGGGTGCGCGGCGTCATCGCGCTCGTGCTGGTTCTCGCGGTCGTCTACGCGCTGTTCCAGTACGTCTTCCCCTGGGCGGAGCCGCTGCTCCCGTTCGGTGATGTGACCGTCGACGGCGCGAGCGCCGGTGGGGCAGGAGCCGGGCAGTGAGCGCACGCATCCTCGTCGTGGACAACTACGACAGCTTCGTCTTCAACCTCGTCCAGTACCTCTACCAGCTCGGCGCCGAGTGCGAGGTGCTGCGCAACGACGAGGTGACCACCGCCCACGCCCAGGACGGCTTCGACGGCGTCCTGCTCTCCCCCGGCCCCGGCACACCGGAGCAGGCCGGGGTCTGCGTCGAGATGGTGCGCCACTGCGCGGACACCGGCGTTCCGGTCTTCGGCGTCTGCCTGGGGATGCAGTCGATGGCGGTCGCGTACGGCGGGGTCGTCGACCGGGCCCCCGAGCTGCTGCACGGCAAGACCTCGCCCGTGGACCACGAGGGCAAGGGCGTCTTCGCCGGGCTGCCCTCCCCCTTCACCGCCACCCGCTACCACTCGCTCGCCGCCGAACCGGCCGCGCTGCCCCCGGAGCTGGAGGTCACGGCCCGCACGGCGGACGGCATCATCATGGGGCTGCGCCACCGGGACCGGGCCGTGGAGGGCGTGCAGTTCCACCCCGAGTCGGTGCTCACCGAGTACGGCCACCTGATGCTCGCCAACTGGCTGGAGCAGTGCGGCGACCAGGGGGCCGTGGCGCGGTCGGCGGGTCTCGCGCCGGTGGTGGGCAAGGCCGCCGCGTGACCGCACCCCGCCCCGAGGACGGCACCGGACCTCAGGGCCCGTACGCGCACGGGGCGTACGGGGCCGACGGGGCGTTCGTCGCGGCGGTGGACGGCCTCGCGGACCCGCTCAGCGATCCGCTGCCGGACCCGCTCAAGGACCCCCTGCCGGACCCGCTCCACGATCCGCTGTCCGGGCAGCACGCCTCCCCGTGGTTCCGGAGCGAGTCCGCCCAGGGGGACGCGGGCGGCGGGCCGTTGGCGTACGGGGGGCCTGAGCAGCCCCAGGGGGCCCCGAGCGAGTGGTACGACCCCGAGGGGTACCGACGGGACTGGTACGGCTCCCAGCAGGCGCCTGCGCCCTCCCCCGGGCCTTCTCCCGCGCCCGCGCCCGCTCCTGTGTCCGCTCCCGTTTCCGTGGCGGCCTCCGCCCCGGTGCCTCCGGCCGACGAGACCCTGGGGCTGCGGACGGCGGACACCCGGCGAATAGTGGCGGAGCCGGGCGAAAGACCGGAGCCGTCCGAGACGTACGAGCCGACCGGACGATTCGAGCCGCCGGAGCCGTACGAGCCGGCTGAACGGCCCGAGCGGTCCGCGCCGGCCGAACCGGTCACCGGCGGTCGGGCCGAGCGGCGCAAGGCGGCCAAGGGGCGCGGCCGCCGCCCCGCCCCCACGGCCGCGGCAGCGGGCACCAAGCCCGCCGCCCCCATGTCCCGGATGGAGGCGCGGCGCGCGGCGAAGGCGGCCAAGGACAGTCCGGCCGTGGTCGCCAGCCGGGCCGTCGGCGAGATCTTCATCTCGCTGGGCGTCCTGATGCTGCTGTTCGTCACCTACCAGCTCTGGTGGACCAACGTCCGGGCCGAGCAGATCGCCGGCAAGGAGACGAACAAGATCCAGGAGGAGTGGGCCAAGGGGGCGGGCAAGCCAGGGGTGTTCGCGCCCGGCCAGGGCTTCGCGATCATGCACATCCCCAAGCTGGACGTCGTCGTCCCGATCGCCGAGGGCATCAACAAGGAGAAGGTCCTCGACCGGGGCATGCTCGGCCACTACGGCGAGGGCAAGCTGAAGACGGCGATGCCCGAGGACGAGCAGGGCAACTTCGCGGTGGCCGGCCACCGGAACACCCACGGGGAACCGTTCCGTTACGTCAACAAGCTCAGCCCCGGCGACCCGATCGTCGTCGAGACCCGGGACGCGTACTACACGTACGAGATGACCAGCGTCCTGCCGCAGACCTCACCGTCCAACATCTCGGTGATCGAACCGATCCCGGTCGGATCCGGGTTCACCGAGCCGGGCCGGTACATCACGCTGACCACCTGCACACCGGAGTTCACGAGTACCTACCGGCTGATCGTCTGGGGCAAGATGGTCGACGAACGGCCGCGCAGCGAGGGGAAGCCCAAGGCGCTCGTGGGCTGAACATCATCACGACAGGGGCGGTGCGGTGGCAGCGAGGACCGAGCACGACGAGCGGACCGACGCGTCCGCGCCTCCCGCACCCCGGCCCGGCAGGCACCCCATCGCCACGGCCGTCAGCGTCTTCGGCGAGCTCCTGATCACCGCGGGCCTGGTGCTCGCGCTCTTCGTCGCGTACTCCCTGTGGTGGACCAACGTGCTCGCCGACCGCGAGGCCGACAAGCAGGGCGACACGGTCCGCAGCAAGTGGGCGGAGGGCCCGGGCGCCCTGGACACCAAGGACGGCATCGGCTTCCTGCACGTACCCGCCATGAAGAACGGCGAGGTGCTGGTCAAGAAGGGCACCGACCCCAAGACCCTGAACAACGGCATCGCGGGCTACTACACCGACCCGGTCCCCTCCGCCCTCCCCTGGGACGACCAGGGCAACTTCACGCTGGCCGCCCACCGGGACGGGCACGGCGCCAAGTTCCACAACATCGACAAGCTGAAGAACGGTGACGCGGTCGTCTTCGAGACCAAGGACACCTGGTACGTCTACAAGGTCTACAAGTCCCTCCCCGAGACGTCGAAGTTCAACGTCGACGTGATCCAGCCGGTCCCGGAGGAGTCGGGCGTCAAGAAGCCCGGCCGCTACATCACGCTGACGACCTGCACCCCGGTCTACACGTCGAAGTACCGGTACATCGTCTGGGGCGAGCTGGAGCGTACGGAGAAGGTCGACAAGGACCGTACGAAGCCGGTGGAGCTCCTCTAGCCCTCCGCTTCATGTGCCCGCCGGTTACGGCGAAGGGCCCCGGTCACCGTGGATGGTGACCGGGGCCCTTCCTCGTACAGCTGTCCAGGCGCTACCTGCCGGACGGGCCTCCGAAGATGCCG is a genomic window of Streptomyces sp. SID8374 containing:
- a CDS encoding rhomboid family intramembrane serine protease, whose protein sequence is MDQQPPADRGIRQDGTALPVCYRHPDRETGISCTRCERPICPECMVSASVGFQCPDCVRQGSGTGHHPAASTPRTLAGGTVAADPRLITKILLGINLAVFILVAAAPESLLDDLVLLGRAWDPTPPPGSIEGVAEGQWYRLVTSMFLHQEVWHIGFNMLGLWWLGGPLEAALGRVRYLALYLLSGLAGSALMYLIAAPNQPSLGASGAVFGLFGATAVLMRRMNYDMRPVLVLLAINLVFTFTMGGIAWEAHVGGLVAGALIAVGMVHAPRERRTAVQAGTCALVLLACVAIVVARTMSLT
- the crgA gene encoding cell division protein CrgA, which translates into the protein MPKSRIRKKADFTPPSAKQATAIKLTNRSWVAPVMLALFLLGLAWIVVFYVTEGDLPIDALGNWNIVVGFGFIAGGFAVSTQWK
- a CDS encoding DUF881 domain-containing protein, which produces MSNSADSPEGPVRHTSAWAVRGLTAAVFALAGLIFVTSANTAKGTNLRSDSSLLKLSDLIRERSENNAGLNDAVASARADIDALAQRDDGSTAAEDAKLKALEKAAGTTKITGDAVSVTLDDAPPDATANPGYPDPQPNDLVIHQQDLQAVVNALWQGGARGIQVMDQRLISTSAVRCVGNTLILQGRVYSPPYKVTAVGDPGKLRRALDNSTAIQNYQLYVKAYGLGWKVDQDDAVTLPGYSGTVDLHYAKPVE
- a CDS encoding class E sortase; the encoded protein is MRPSARGARTARTTRAVRLVVRTFSELCITVGAVIVLFVAYVLLWTGVKAADAAGGEIETLRSRWAQEQPAAPAPGPGPSVSPAPSPYRDGEPFATLHIPRFGAGWEWPVLENTEARTLQKGLGHYSGTARPGERGNFAVAGHRRTYGDPFKDFPRLRPGDAVIVNDGTTWFTYRIAKEPYRTVPTDTAVVDPVPRRSGFEGPGRYLTLTTCEPEWGSSHRLIAWAHLDATRPVGEGRPPELTG
- a CDS encoding aminodeoxychorismate/anthranilate synthase component II, giving the protein MSARILVVDNYDSFVFNLVQYLYQLGAECEVLRNDEVTTAHAQDGFDGVLLSPGPGTPEQAGVCVEMVRHCADTGVPVFGVCLGMQSMAVAYGGVVDRAPELLHGKTSPVDHEGKGVFAGLPSPFTATRYHSLAAEPAALPPELEVTARTADGIIMGLRHRDRAVEGVQFHPESVLTEYGHLMLANWLEQCGDQGAVARSAGLAPVVGKAAA
- a CDS encoding class E sortase, translated to MTAPRPEDGTGPQGPYAHGAYGADGAFVAAVDGLADPLSDPLPDPLKDPLPDPLHDPLSGQHASPWFRSESAQGDAGGGPLAYGGPEQPQGAPSEWYDPEGYRRDWYGSQQAPAPSPGPSPAPAPAPVSAPVSVAASAPVPPADETLGLRTADTRRIVAEPGERPEPSETYEPTGRFEPPEPYEPAERPERSAPAEPVTGGRAERRKAAKGRGRRPAPTAAAAGTKPAAPMSRMEARRAAKAAKDSPAVVASRAVGEIFISLGVLMLLFVTYQLWWTNVRAEQIAGKETNKIQEEWAKGAGKPGVFAPGQGFAIMHIPKLDVVVPIAEGINKEKVLDRGMLGHYGEGKLKTAMPEDEQGNFAVAGHRNTHGEPFRYVNKLSPGDPIVVETRDAYYTYEMTSVLPQTSPSNISVIEPIPVGSGFTEPGRYITLTTCTPEFTSTYRLIVWGKMVDERPRSEGKPKALVG
- a CDS encoding class E sortase codes for the protein MAARTEHDERTDASAPPAPRPGRHPIATAVSVFGELLITAGLVLALFVAYSLWWTNVLADREADKQGDTVRSKWAEGPGALDTKDGIGFLHVPAMKNGEVLVKKGTDPKTLNNGIAGYYTDPVPSALPWDDQGNFTLAAHRDGHGAKFHNIDKLKNGDAVVFETKDTWYVYKVYKSLPETSKFNVDVIQPVPEESGVKKPGRYITLTTCTPVYTSKYRYIVWGELERTEKVDKDRTKPVELL